The Tripterygium wilfordii isolate XIE 37 chromosome 1, ASM1340144v1, whole genome shotgun sequence sequence CAAATCGGAAAGCTTACTACAGCGCACAGGGCCGGCCCTGAGCACGGCCCGGCCTGGACGACCGCCGGGGGCCCTCAATCTGGGgcccaatatatatattttttatatatatataaatgtatactgAAACAAAGTCCAATTACACAACATTCTGTTGCTCAGATTCGATCCTAGGGTTTCATTCTCTTCACTACCGCAAAGAGCATTAGGGTAGCCATGGCTCTCATCTCAGTTCTCAAGTAAGTCTTTTCTATTATTTCTTGTgtcatattttatgttttttatgtATAAAGGCCTCCAAATAATTTTTTGCTCAGGGCTGGCCTTGACGGCGCAAACGCAGAAGTCGATCGCCCTGTGCCAAGATGGCATAATACTCGAAGCCTCCCTTCTTGACGGGCCACCGGAAGAATTTTCCGGTGGAGAGAGACCAGTTCTTGATGGGCTCCGCCCAATTGAAGGTTAAACCCTAGATCTTGACGTGATGGAGAGAGAGTTAGTTAGTGGGGCCCACAGAAGCTTTGGAGGAAGTTTGGAAAGAGCGGGAAGCTTTCTGACCATTTTCGAATCGCTCCAAAAAATTGTGACACGCTTCGATGGGCACCACGTTGATTACCTTTTCTGATCCAACGGATGAGGATTGGTCATAAATTACTATATGGCCAGCCTGGCCCAGCTCAAAATATGGGCCTACAGCTTTTTCTTAAGTCCGTCCTTAAGTATAAACTAAGGCCCAATGCATCAATTAAGACCCAAGTCCATGGATTATTTTTAATGATTCCCAATAAATTACATATGTTATCTGCTAACTtcaacatagaaaaaaaaaaatacttataatTCATTTCACCTCACCTCATtgtatttaaaaacaaaaactttttttaataatcgagAACGACTTCAACAAGTCTACCCTTTGGATATTAACTCGAGCTGTCACATCCGCGTGCACAGAAGTTTGACGATAAAGTAAGTTGCGTTGTCACAATATATTACTTTCAATGGAAATTAAACAATCAACCATTTAAAAAAACCACTTTACAATTTACACTAATCAATtacaagccaaaaaaaaatccctcaAACTGCTAGCAATTCTTATACAAGAAATCTCATTCTGTGAGGATGGTGATGCTTGTTCCTTTCCCTAGCTTACACCATTATGTTCTGTGGAAAGACTCTGATCAAACAGGAGAGGCAGAAGAGGTGAAGCCAAGTTTATCAGAAAGGTTGGTTCTTTTAAATGGTGAAAGTTCCATTTGATGAATGAAGTGCACATCATGAACCAATGGATTATCTGTTCTTCCTGGAGGAGACCCTGAGTAACAACGAGGAGAGCATCCAGTGCATGTAGCTTCCCTTCCATGATCATTTCTCTGCATTTTccacaatttttttataatttaactaATAATCttccaagaaaaaaagagatgaaaattttcaatagaCTGACCTTTTCTGCAATTATGTTTAGAATCccatttcttccatttataTCTTCTTGGCTGGTTTTGAGAAAATTAAGAACCAATGAGTTGCATCAATAAGAACACCATATAGTAAACAGAAgggaaaagggaagaaaaagcaAGCAGACCTGTGTTTGCTGCATCTGAGGGGCTTGAGGAATTCAGGAATGGGAGATCCGAGGCGGCGAGGTTTGGGGCAGAGAGGCTGGTGGTGACCATTAACTTCAAACCCAAGCTTAGTTTTCTCTAAATCTGAATCAGCAAGATTGCTTTGCACTGGTAAATGGTGcattcttctctcttcttccttcctccccaagttcacaaatcacaagtagcttaaaaaattcaaaactccTTCCCTATTTATCCAACACCCAGATGGATAAtctataaaacataaaaattttataaaaaataaaggaatttTTGGTTTAAAGATATGCCACAAAAGTattagagagagaagaggaagtAAGGAATTAATCAGCAGTGAAGCCACATTGCACTCTAGATCTTCTTGTTGTTCAAGTGAAGGGCAGAGAGAATTTGCTTGGCCAAGAGTGGATATAGGATGGGTCTTGACTAGTTGGCTTAATCCCCATGTTTGCCTACACTTCAGTTGGTCCAAGTAATAAACGTTTCCCCTTATTTCTCAATCATGCCTTCATTTGCCACATTTTCAACGTTTTCTCACGTTTATAACTTGATCGGTTCATCTTGTATTTGAAGAACAAACATGAGGCTTCTCATGCCTTGTCTGCTTGAAAGATTCACATTTACAGCATGAAACAGAGCATGAGTAACTGGCTTTTATCAACCACAGTCACGCACCGAGGCACATCCAATCTCACCAAGAATGATCACAATTTGCTCTGGGGATGAGGATGGGGAAGGCAATGAAAGACTCTAGGATCGTGCCGACTACAAATTTGAAAGATAGCACAGTAACGAAAATTCATGGTACAGGTTAACAAGCAGGACGGACTAGAATTTTATACACATCTTATAACTACAAACGAACCGAAAATTTTCGGTTCGAATAACACCAGAGATGATCTCACAAGCTACAAATCAACCAACTAGATAAATGTGTGACTACTTGAATTACAAATGATAAGTATCCCAGTCAAATTTGGGTTGTGAGAAAACCTCATAATCAATTGGTCCATCAACAATGTTGTCAACAGTTTGCATGCCTTCCAAAAGACCAGGTGGGAAACTATCATTATCAGAAGGCAAGAGTTTGTAAATTACTAACAATCCGAGGGTGAGAATGGCCTGCAGCTTAGCGGAGTCTCCTTGGACCGAAAAGAACAAAAGCATCGAAATGAGAAATAAGTCAATGCAGAACCGCATGATACACAACACAGTGTCCATCAACCTCCCATCATTGCCAGCAGGAAAACCCCGGACTCTATACACAAACAGAAAGTTGTACTTATCAACCATATACCTATACCCAAAATAAACTGCACCGACAGGGACCACAAGTGGAGCAAATGAAGAATATATCAAGGTTAAGGCGAATATAGTCAAATTGAACGCATAATATTGTGCAAAATCAAATGTCTGCTTGGG is a genomic window containing:
- the LOC120000502 gene encoding uncharacterized protein LOC120000502, with protein sequence MHHLPVQSNLADSDLEKTKLGFEVNGHHQPLCPKPRRLGSPIPEFLKPLRCSKHSQEDINGRNGILNIIAEKRNDHGREATCTGCSPRCYSGSPPGRTDNPLVHDVHFIHQMELSPFKRTNLSDKLGFTSSASPV